One Corynebacterium uterequi DNA segment encodes these proteins:
- a CDS encoding riboflavin synthase, whose protein sequence is MFTGLVEEIGTVAALEPLADAIRLRIAAARVIEGVSAGDSISVNGVCLTVTDYDDAGFAADVMQESLNRSSLGALEVGSPVNLERAVAVGDRLGGHIVQGHVDGTAQVVSRQPSEHWEVVRVGLPADLRRYVVTKGSIAVNGTSLTVSAVGPDFFEVSLIPATLRDTTLGAVDVGETVNLEVDIVAKYVENMVTAPGA, encoded by the coding sequence GTGTTTACCGGTTTGGTGGAGGAGATCGGCACCGTGGCGGCGCTGGAGCCGCTGGCCGACGCAATCCGGTTGCGGATTGCCGCGGCCCGGGTGATCGAGGGCGTGTCGGCGGGTGACTCCATCAGCGTCAACGGGGTGTGCTTGACTGTGACCGATTATGACGACGCCGGTTTTGCCGCCGACGTCATGCAGGAGTCCCTCAACCGCTCCAGCTTGGGGGCGCTTGAGGTGGGATCGCCGGTGAACCTGGAGCGTGCCGTCGCGGTCGGTGACCGCTTAGGCGGCCATATCGTGCAGGGGCACGTCGACGGCACCGCGCAGGTGGTGTCGCGGCAGCCCTCCGAGCATTGGGAGGTAGTCCGAGTGGGCCTTCCGGCGGACCTGCGCCGCTACGTGGTGACTAAAGGCTCCATTGCCGTCAACGGCACGTCCTTGACCGTAAGTGCCGTTGGGCCGGACTTTTTCGAGGTCTCGCTCATCCCCGCGACGTTGCGAGACACCACACTCGGGGCGGTGGACGTGGGGGAGACTGTCAACCTCGAAGTGGACATCGTTGCCAAGTACGTCGAGAACATGGTCACAGCACCGGGTGCCTAA
- the ribD gene encoding bifunctional diaminohydroxyphosphoribosylaminopyrimidine deaminase/5-amino-6-(5-phosphoribosylamino)uracil reductase RibD codes for MILDAVLARALSLGEAARGTTSPNPPVGAVVVDSDGRIVGEGHTQPPGGPHAEIMALADAGPRARGATAVVTLEPCNHQGRTGPCTQALLSAGIARVIYLTPDPNPKAAGGAAWLRQRGVDVRYHDVEVAALRPWLTSVRLGRPHVTLKVAQTLDGFSAAADGTSQWITGPEARHHVHADRARRDAIVVGTGTALADNPSLTARDVGATRQPRRVVVGTRDITGVASNLVRLGFEQYPSIDEALAALQADGAVDVLVEGGPTLAGAFLRAGKVDALRCYLAPLLLGEGRSIIGGGLAATLSEAVAWRRIAVGEVGEDLVLDFVRKGD; via the coding sequence ATGATTCTCGACGCCGTCCTCGCCCGAGCCCTGTCTTTGGGCGAGGCCGCCCGAGGTACCACGTCGCCCAACCCGCCGGTCGGGGCCGTCGTCGTCGATAGCGACGGGCGCATCGTCGGTGAGGGCCACACCCAGCCGCCGGGTGGGCCGCACGCCGAGATCATGGCCTTGGCCGACGCCGGTCCCCGGGCCCGCGGGGCCACCGCGGTCGTCACCTTGGAACCGTGCAACCACCAGGGGCGGACCGGCCCGTGTACGCAGGCGTTGCTCTCGGCGGGCATAGCCCGCGTCATCTATCTGACCCCGGACCCGAACCCGAAGGCCGCGGGCGGCGCCGCGTGGTTACGACAGCGCGGCGTCGACGTGCGCTACCACGACGTTGAGGTGGCGGCATTGCGCCCGTGGTTGACGTCCGTGCGCCTGGGACGCCCGCACGTCACGCTCAAGGTGGCACAGACCCTCGACGGGTTCAGCGCCGCCGCCGACGGCACCAGCCAGTGGATCACCGGGCCGGAGGCCAGGCACCATGTTCATGCCGACCGCGCCCGGCGCGACGCCATCGTGGTCGGAACCGGGACTGCCTTGGCTGATAACCCTTCGCTCACCGCCCGGGATGTGGGTGCGACTCGGCAGCCGCGCCGCGTGGTGGTGGGTACCCGGGACATCACCGGTGTCGCGAGCAACCTCGTTCGGCTCGGTTTCGAGCAGTACCCGAGCATCGACGAGGCGCTGGCCGCGTTGCAGGCCGACGGCGCGGTGGACGTCCTCGTCGAGGGTGGACCTACACTCGCTGGGGCTTTCCTCCGGGCGGGGAAAGTGGATGCGCTGCGCTGCTATCTTGCGCCACTGCTGCTCGGCGAGGGCCGCAGCATCATCGGTGGTGGGCTCGCCGCTACGTTGAGTGAGGCGGTTGCGTGGCGTCGGATAGCCGTAGGCGAGGTCGGCGAGGACCTTGTGCTGGATTTCGTACGTAAAGGAGATTGA
- a CDS encoding bifunctional 3,4-dihydroxy-2-butanone-4-phosphate synthase/GTP cyclohydrolase II — MNEDDTILLDPIEQAIDDIRRGRMVLVVDDEDRENEGDLIFAAEAATPEMVAFMVRHSSGYICVPVTDETADRLDLPPMVARNEDARSTAYTVTVDAATGTTGISAASRAETIRRLADPASTRDSFTRPGHINPLRARRGGVLERGGHTEAAIDLARLAGLRPAGALCEVVSVDNPTDMARGPELRRFADTHGLTMVSIADLVEYRRRHDQVVELGEPTRLPTEFGEFTARSATTLVGGVEHIVLTVGELTESEVLVRVHSECLTGDVFASQRCDCGPQLHQSMREIQAAGAGVVIYLRDQEGRGIGLAAKLRAYQLQDDGRDTVDANLDQGLPEDAREYSAAGDILRQLGVRTARILTNNPNKHRALEGYGVEIAGRAPVAIVPNTHNITYLRTKRDRMGHDLPAVAEWDAQHEEANRG, encoded by the coding sequence ATGAACGAGGATGACACGATTCTCCTAGACCCCATTGAGCAGGCAATCGACGATATTCGTCGAGGCCGAATGGTGCTCGTGGTGGACGATGAAGACCGAGAAAACGAAGGCGACCTCATCTTTGCCGCCGAGGCCGCCACCCCCGAAATGGTGGCCTTCATGGTCCGGCATTCTTCCGGTTACATATGCGTGCCCGTAACCGATGAGACCGCCGATCGCCTCGACCTGCCGCCCATGGTTGCTCGCAACGAGGACGCCCGCAGCACCGCGTACACGGTTACCGTCGACGCGGCCACGGGCACCACCGGCATTTCTGCGGCCTCCCGCGCGGAGACCATTCGCCGGCTGGCCGACCCGGCATCGACGCGAGACAGCTTCACCCGGCCGGGGCACATCAACCCGCTGCGCGCCCGCCGCGGCGGCGTGCTGGAGCGAGGCGGCCACACCGAAGCGGCCATCGACCTGGCGCGGCTGGCGGGGTTGCGCCCGGCCGGCGCTCTGTGCGAGGTCGTCTCCGTCGACAACCCCACGGACATGGCACGCGGACCGGAGCTGCGCCGCTTTGCCGATACCCATGGGCTGACCATGGTGTCAATCGCCGATCTCGTCGAGTACCGTCGCCGTCATGACCAGGTCGTCGAACTCGGCGAACCCACCCGCCTGCCGACCGAGTTCGGCGAGTTCACTGCCCGCAGCGCGACAACGCTCGTCGGCGGCGTCGAGCACATCGTTCTCACCGTCGGTGAGCTCACCGAGTCGGAGGTCCTCGTTCGCGTCCACTCCGAATGCCTCACCGGTGATGTGTTTGCCTCCCAGCGTTGCGACTGCGGCCCGCAGTTGCACCAGTCGATGCGAGAGATCCAGGCCGCAGGCGCCGGCGTCGTTATCTACCTGCGCGACCAAGAGGGGCGCGGCATTGGTCTGGCCGCTAAGCTGCGCGCGTACCAGTTGCAAGACGACGGGCGGGATACCGTCGATGCGAACCTCGATCAGGGGCTGCCCGAAGACGCCCGCGAGTACTCCGCGGCCGGCGACATTCTGCGCCAGCTCGGGGTCCGAACGGCGCGGATCTTGACGAACAATCCGAACAAGCACCGAGCACTGGAGGGCTACGGAGTGGAGATCGCGGGGCGGGCGCCCGTGGCCATCGTCCCCAATACCCACAACATCACGTATCTGCGCACCAAGCGCGACCGGATGGGCCACGACCTGCCCGCCGTCGCGGAATGGGACGCCCAGCACGAGGAGGCCAACCGTGGCTAA
- the rpe gene encoding ribulose-phosphate 3-epimerase has translation MTAPIIAPSILAADFSRLGEHLRQAANADWLHVDIMDGHFVPNLSFGADIMKTVDKLTDQELNVHLMIEEPGKWLDTYVAAGADAIIFHVEAVEDHVALAREIRGKGVKAGFSVRPGTPIEPYLETLNEYDQVLIMSVEPGFGGQSFMPEQLDKVRTLREYIDSNGLDVVIEIDGGINADTIADAAAAGVDSFVAGSAVFGKEDPAAAVDQLRELAAGAR, from the coding sequence ATGACTGCACCTATTATTGCCCCGTCCATCCTTGCCGCTGATTTCTCTCGCCTCGGCGAGCACCTCCGCCAGGCCGCGAACGCCGACTGGCTCCATGTTGACATCATGGACGGCCACTTCGTTCCCAATCTCTCCTTCGGCGCTGACATCATGAAGACGGTGGACAAGCTCACCGACCAGGAGCTCAACGTCCACCTCATGATCGAAGAGCCCGGCAAGTGGCTCGATACGTACGTAGCGGCCGGCGCCGACGCGATCATTTTCCACGTTGAGGCGGTAGAGGACCACGTCGCCCTCGCGCGGGAGATTCGCGGCAAGGGCGTCAAGGCGGGCTTCTCGGTTCGCCCCGGAACCCCGATCGAGCCCTACCTGGAGACTCTCAACGAGTACGATCAGGTGCTCATCATGAGCGTGGAGCCGGGCTTCGGCGGCCAGTCCTTCATGCCTGAGCAGCTGGATAAGGTCCGTACCCTGCGGGAATACATCGACAGCAACGGCCTTGACGTGGTCATTGAGATCGACGGCGGAATCAACGCCGATACCATCGCGGATGCCGCCGCGGCCGGTGTCGATTCCTTCGTTGCCGGCTCGGCTGTGTTCGGCAAGGAGGACCCGGCGGCGGCCGTGGACCAGCTGCGCGAGCTGGCCGCCGGCGCCCGTTAA